A region from the Candidatus Cloacimonadota bacterium genome encodes:
- a CDS encoding radical SAM protein — protein sequence MQLTEIFYSLQGESTFAGLPCIFIRTAGCNLRCKYCDTTYSYQEGYSLSVEQIINEIKKYDPIKLVEVTGGEPLLQDDIYELFDTLHKLGYKILLETNGSVFLNRVQDFVTKIVDVKAPGSGFEDSFLQENLDYLRKDKDQIKFVISDRFDYTWSKNFIENNKLQDHKVLFSLVLSSLQPRQLAEWIIEDKLPVRLQLQLHKYIWEKDQRGV from the coding sequence ATGCAGCTAACTGAAATATTCTACAGTCTTCAAGGTGAATCTACATTTGCGGGGCTGCCTTGTATTTTTATAAGAACAGCCGGCTGTAATCTGCGCTGTAAATATTGCGATACAACTTACAGCTACCAGGAAGGTTATTCATTATCAGTCGAGCAAATTATTAATGAAATCAAAAAATACGATCCGATAAAATTAGTGGAAGTTACAGGTGGCGAGCCGCTTCTGCAAGATGATATTTATGAACTTTTTGATACACTTCATAAACTGGGATATAAAATTTTATTGGAAACTAATGGTTCTGTTTTCTTGAACAGAGTACAGGATTTTGTAACCAAGATCGTGGATGTAAAAGCTCCCGGCAGTGGATTTGAAGACAGCTTCTTGCAAGAGAATCTGGATTATTTGAGGAAGGATAAAGATCAGATAAAGTTTGTGATCTCTGATCGCTTCGATTATACCTGGTCAAAAAATTTCATTGAAAACAACAAACTACAAGATCATAAAGTTCTGTTTTCATTAGTGCTCAGTTCGTTGCAACCTCGTCAATTGGCAGAATGGATCATTGAAGATAAATTGCCGGTTCGCCTGCAGTTGCAGCTTCATAAATATATCTGGGAAAAAGATCAAAGAGGAGTTTGA
- a CDS encoding GxxExxY protein, whose protein sequence is MKLEDLNKTSKVVLDCAIEVHRNLGLGLLERVY, encoded by the coding sequence ATGAAGTTAGAAGATTTGAATAAAACCAGCAAGGTTGTACTGGATTGTGCCATCGAAGTTCATAGAAATTTAGGACTTGGTTTGTTGGAAAGGGTTTACTAA
- a CDS encoding YigZ family protein, with translation MEYFYSVNKDRKIELKIKRSRFIAHLRYVETIQQAKDFISEISAEHKTANHNCWAYIVGEKGETFHSSDAGEPSGTAGQPMLNALKKHEITNVAAVVTRYFGGVKLGIRGLIEAYGQAVKEAINSKPLKKLVNYKNYNISTTYDFAEILKHRITNMKAEILNAEYTAEVNLQIQIEEHLKKELENYLNEMYKAGKIVFS, from the coding sequence ATGGAATATTTTTATTCAGTAAATAAAGATAGAAAAATTGAACTAAAGATCAAAAGATCGAGATTCATAGCGCATTTGCGTTACGTGGAAACGATCCAGCAGGCAAAAGATTTTATTTCCGAAATTTCAGCAGAACATAAAACCGCCAATCACAATTGCTGGGCTTACATCGTGGGAGAAAAGGGTGAAACTTTTCACAGTTCGGATGCCGGTGAACCAAGCGGAACAGCCGGGCAACCAATGCTGAATGCGTTAAAAAAACATGAAATAACAAACGTGGCAGCAGTTGTAACCCGTTATTTTGGTGGAGTAAAACTGGGAATTCGTGGTCTTATCGAAGCATACGGGCAGGCAGTGAAAGAAGCGATCAATTCCAAACCTTTGAAAAAACTGGTTAATTATAAAAATTACAATATTTCCACAACTTACGATTTTGCAGAAATCCTAAAACATCGCATCACAAATATGAAGGCTGAAATTTTGAATGCGGAATATACAGCAGAAGTTAACTTGCAAATCCAAATTGAAGAACATCTGAAGAAAGAACTGGAAAATTATTTGAATGAAATGTATAAAGCTGGAAAGATAGTTTTTAGTTAA